The following are from one region of the Halogeometricum sp. S3BR5-2 genome:
- the leuB gene encoding 3-isopropylmalate dehydrogenase, giving the protein MTEEIVVVEGDGIGKEVVPAAVSVLEAVGDFEFVRHDAGDAVKEETGEALPRETYDAVAAADATLFGAAGETAADVILPLRTAVESFVNVRPARAYPGVDALRPETDIVFLRENTEGVYSGHEDRLSDDLSTLTRVVTTSASERLAEFACDYAPEGFHVAHKANVMRETDGRFRDAVTGVADEKGVETEEVLMDAFATHVCLDPEQFDVVVCPNLAGDVLSDLAAGLVGGLGLLPSANIGSDNALFEPVHGTAPDIAGEGVANPSATILSAAMLLEHLGYDEEGTAVREAVESTLSDGPRTPDLGGDASTEDVTEAIIDELD; this is encoded by the coding sequence ATGACTGAGGAGATAGTCGTCGTCGAGGGCGACGGCATCGGAAAAGAGGTCGTCCCCGCGGCCGTGTCGGTCTTGGAGGCCGTCGGCGACTTCGAGTTCGTCCGCCACGACGCGGGCGACGCCGTGAAGGAGGAGACGGGCGAGGCGCTCCCCCGAGAGACGTACGACGCCGTCGCCGCGGCGGACGCGACGCTGTTCGGCGCCGCGGGCGAGACGGCCGCGGACGTCATCCTCCCCCTCCGGACGGCGGTGGAGTCGTTCGTGAACGTGCGCCCCGCGCGGGCGTACCCCGGCGTGGACGCCCTCCGGCCGGAGACGGACATCGTCTTCCTGCGGGAGAACACCGAGGGCGTCTACTCGGGCCACGAGGACCGACTCTCCGACGACCTCTCGACGCTGACGCGCGTCGTCACCACCTCCGCCTCCGAGCGACTCGCGGAGTTCGCCTGCGACTACGCGCCCGAGGGCTTCCACGTCGCGCACAAGGCGAACGTGATGCGCGAGACCGACGGAAGATTCCGCGACGCCGTCACCGGCGTCGCCGACGAGAAGGGCGTCGAGACGGAGGAGGTGCTGATGGACGCGTTCGCCACGCACGTCTGTCTGGACCCCGAGCAGTTCGACGTGGTCGTCTGCCCGAACCTCGCGGGCGACGTCCTCTCGGACCTCGCCGCCGGCCTCGTCGGCGGCCTCGGTCTGCTTCCGTCCGCCAACATCGGGTCGGACAACGCCCTCTTCGAACCGGTTCACGGGACCGCCCCGGACATCGCGGGCGAGGGCGTCGCCAACCCCTCGGCGACGATTCTCTCGGCGGCGATGCTGTTGGAGCACCTCGGCTACGACGAGGAGGGGACGGCCGTGCGCGAGGCCGTCGAGTCGACGCTGTCCGACGGACCGCGCACGCCGGACCTCGGCGGCGACGCGTCCACCGAGGACGTGACCGAAGCGATCATCGACGAACTCGACTGA
- the ptsH1 gene encoding phosphocarrier protein HPr — MPERVVTVVPEDGLHARPASVFVETANEYDSEVKVGPEDGDLVNAASMLSVTGLGVSGGEKVRISAEGEDAEEALDALEEVLSTPEDEL; from the coding sequence ATGCCCGAACGCGTCGTCACCGTCGTCCCCGAGGACGGCCTGCACGCCCGCCCCGCCTCCGTCTTCGTCGAGACGGCCAACGAGTACGACTCGGAGGTCAAAGTCGGCCCCGAGGACGGCGACCTGGTGAACGCCGCGAGCATGCTCTCCGTCACCGGCCTCGGCGTCTCCGGCGGCGAGAAGGTTCGCATCTCCGCCGAGGGCGAGGACGCCGAGGAGGCGCTCGACGCCCTCGAAGAAGTGCTCTCGACCCCGGAGGACGAACTGTAG
- a CDS encoding PTS sugar transporter subunit IIA produces MLEDDIDRLMPTAHISLDEPPAEKKLAIEFLLDLIVENGRVTERETALAALREREKEATTGVGMGIGIPHAKTTAVEAPSVAFARSSEGIDFDAMDDKPAKLLFMILVPEEGGEEHLQILSSLSRALMHEDVREKLLEAEDEETVQETVREAVN; encoded by the coding sequence ATGCTCGAAGATGACATCGACCGGCTGATGCCGACGGCGCACATCTCGCTAGACGAACCGCCCGCGGAGAAGAAACTCGCAATCGAGTTTCTCCTCGACCTCATCGTGGAGAACGGCCGCGTGACGGAGCGCGAAACGGCGCTCGCGGCCCTCCGGGAGCGAGAGAAGGAGGCGACGACGGGCGTCGGCATGGGCATCGGTATCCCCCACGCCAAGACGACGGCCGTCGAGGCCCCCTCCGTCGCGTTCGCGCGCTCCTCGGAGGGTATCGACTTCGACGCGATGGACGACAAGCCCGCGAAACTCCTGTTCATGATTCTCGTCCCCGAGGAGGGCGGCGAGGAGCACCTGCAGATACTCAGTTCGCTCTCGCGCGCCCTCATGCACGAGGACGTCCGCGAGAAACTGCTGGAGGCCGAGGACGAGGAGACGGTACAGGAGACGGTCCGGGAGGCGGTGAACTGA
- the pfkB gene encoding 1-phosphofructokinase, with amino-acid sequence MTDDVLTVTMNPAVDHTVTVDEPLRTGAVARTDDAKFDAGGKGINVSKYLTALDVDAPATGFLGGPFGRMIRERLDADGVPNDFVAIGDRTRLNTTVLGPEGEYKINHNGPTVDGGEISDLVGRVRERDPDRLVVAGSLPKGVGTDAVDELAAAGDWETAVDTGGASLTELDAEYLVCKPNREELAVATDMPVETTADCAAAAQSLRERGFRFVVASLGPDGALLAAESGTYHAAAVPVDVVDTVGAGDALLSGFLAGLARGEDERTALRTGVTVAARVVGASGTSVPDFDAVFDDRRDVTVSALGS; translated from the coding sequence GTGACTGACGACGTGCTGACGGTGACGATGAACCCCGCCGTCGACCACACGGTGACGGTGGACGAACCGCTCCGGACGGGCGCCGTCGCGCGGACGGACGACGCGAAGTTCGACGCCGGCGGGAAGGGAATCAACGTCTCGAAGTACCTCACGGCGCTGGACGTCGACGCCCCCGCGACGGGCTTTCTCGGCGGCCCGTTCGGCCGGATGATCCGCGAGCGACTGGACGCCGACGGCGTCCCGAACGACTTCGTCGCTATCGGTGACCGAACGCGACTGAACACGACCGTTCTCGGTCCCGAAGGGGAGTACAAGATAAACCACAACGGGCCGACCGTCGACGGGGGAGAGATATCGGACCTCGTCGGCCGCGTCCGCGAACGCGACCCGGACAGACTCGTCGTCGCCGGGAGCCTCCCGAAGGGCGTCGGCACCGACGCCGTGGACGAACTCGCCGCGGCGGGCGACTGGGAGACGGCCGTCGACACGGGCGGCGCATCGCTGACCGAACTCGACGCCGAGTACCTCGTCTGCAAGCCGAACCGCGAGGAACTCGCCGTCGCCACCGACATGCCCGTCGAGACGACGGCCGACTGCGCCGCGGCGGCGCAGTCGCTCCGGGAGCGCGGATTCCGGTTCGTCGTCGCCTCGCTCGGACCCGACGGAGCGCTTCTGGCCGCGGAGTCGGGCACCTACCACGCGGCGGCGGTGCCCGTCGACGTCGTCGACACCGTGGGCGCGGGCGACGCCCTCCTCTCGGGCTTCCTCGCGGGCCTCGCGCGCGGCGAGGACGAAAGGACGGCCCTGCGGACGGGCGTCACCGTCGCCGCCCGCGTCGTCGGCGCCTCGGGGACGAGCGTCCCCGACTTCGACGCCGTCTTCGACGACCGGAGGGACGTGACCGTCTCGGCGCTCGGTTCCTAA
- the glpR gene encoding HTH-type transcriptional regulator GlpR produces MLPAERKRRIVELVSADDGRSVEGLAEELGYSKATIRRDLRELEDRGLVERSHGGAVPVTTVGEEQTYGQKEVQNLDGKRAIAARAVEEITDGQVVFFDAGTTTMEVATQAPKDGSMLAVTNSPRLAVELGKEDNDVKLTGGTLRSRTRALVGPTAESFMERTNFDLLFLGTNAIDAEGGLTTPNEDEARMKQLMTEKATRVVLVADTTKVGKRSFVKFADVADVDVFITDGELPARERRAFENEGVTVVEVGA; encoded by the coding sequence ATGTTACCCGCAGAGCGAAAAAGACGAATCGTGGAACTCGTCTCGGCGGACGACGGGCGGTCCGTGGAGGGTCTCGCCGAGGAACTCGGTTACTCGAAGGCCACCATCCGTCGTGACCTCCGGGAACTGGAGGACCGCGGACTCGTCGAACGATCACACGGCGGCGCGGTGCCGGTCACCACCGTCGGGGAGGAGCAGACGTACGGACAGAAGGAGGTGCAGAACCTCGACGGAAAGCGGGCCATCGCGGCCCGTGCCGTCGAGGAGATAACCGACGGACAGGTCGTCTTCTTCGACGCCGGTACGACCACGATGGAGGTGGCGACGCAGGCGCCGAAGGACGGGTCGATGCTGGCCGTGACGAACTCCCCGCGCCTCGCCGTCGAACTCGGCAAGGAGGACAACGACGTGAAACTCACCGGCGGGACGCTCCGCAGTCGGACGCGGGCGCTCGTCGGACCGACCGCGGAGTCGTTCATGGAGCGGACGAACTTCGACCTCCTCTTCCTCGGGACGAACGCCATCGACGCCGAGGGGGGGCTGACGACGCCGAACGAGGACGAGGCGCGGATGAAACAGCTGATGACCGAGAAGGCGACGCGCGTCGTCCTCGTCGCCGACACGACGAAAGTGGGCAAGCGCTCGTTCGTGAAGTTCGCGGACGTAGCGGACGTGGACGTGTTCATCACCGACGGCGAACTCCCCGCGCGGGAGCGGCGGGCGTTCGAGAACGAGGGCGTCACCGTCGTGGAGGTGGGGGCGTGA
- a CDS encoding PTS fructose transporter subunit IIC, whose amino-acid sequence MANTESAESRYRAYLTKVKEDVMTGVSYMIPFVTIGGIFLALGYAVASFSGTGVQQVFEATGTPGWFLAQIGNAGLTIMIPILGAYIAYAIADRPGLAPGFLLSYIIQDGALLQAAGDVIGLQGGQAGAGYLGALVAGLIAGYVARWIKNWSVPSFVQPMMPVLIVPVVTMAILSPVMIFVLGVPVAIANGALTAALEGLQGGQAVVVGAILGGMMAVDMGGPVNKVSYVFATGLIAEGITAPMAAVMIGGMVPPIGLAVSNFIAPHKYAAEMYENAKSGIILGLSFITEGAIPYASADPVRVVPSAVVGSAVGGAIAMMMNVTMPAPHGGIFVIPLSNRPLMFLAALLIGSLATAVIATVIKPDFDERVGNTAEGEATTTTSD is encoded by the coding sequence ATGGCAAACACAGAGTCAGCGGAGAGCAGATATCGGGCCTACCTGACGAAAGTCAAGGAGGACGTGATGACCGGCGTATCGTACATGATACCGTTCGTGACCATCGGCGGTATCTTCCTGGCGCTCGGGTACGCGGTGGCGAGTTTCTCGGGCACCGGCGTCCAGCAGGTGTTCGAGGCGACTGGCACCCCGGGATGGTTCCTCGCGCAGATAGGCAACGCGGGATTGACCATCATGATCCCCATCCTGGGGGCGTACATCGCGTACGCCATCGCGGACCGCCCGGGACTGGCGCCGGGGTTCCTGCTGTCGTACATCATCCAGGACGGGGCGCTCCTGCAGGCCGCGGGCGACGTCATCGGCCTTCAGGGCGGGCAGGCCGGGGCTGGCTACCTCGGCGCCCTCGTGGCGGGCCTCATCGCCGGATACGTCGCGCGCTGGATCAAGAACTGGAGCGTCCCGAGTTTCGTTCAGCCGATGATGCCGGTGCTCATCGTGCCGGTGGTGACGATGGCGATTCTCTCGCCCGTCATGATATTCGTGCTGGGCGTTCCGGTCGCCATCGCGAACGGCGCGCTGACCGCGGCCCTCGAAGGGCTTCAGGGCGGACAGGCGGTCGTCGTCGGCGCCATCCTCGGCGGGATGATGGCCGTCGACATGGGCGGTCCGGTGAACAAGGTGTCGTACGTGTTCGCGACCGGTCTCATCGCCGAGGGCATCACCGCCCCGATGGCCGCGGTCATGATCGGCGGGATGGTCCCGCCCATCGGCCTCGCCGTCTCGAACTTCATCGCGCCGCACAAGTACGCCGCGGAGATGTACGAGAACGCGAAGTCGGGCATCATTCTCGGCCTCTCGTTCATCACGGAAGGAGCGATTCCGTACGCCTCCGCGGACCCCGTCCGCGTCGTCCCGTCGGCCGTCGTCGGGAGTGCGGTCGGCGGCGCGATAGCGATGATGATGAACGTCACGATGCCCGCCCCGCACGGCGGCATCTTCGTCATCCCCCTGTCGAACAGGCCGCTGATGTTCCTCGCGGCGCTGCTCATCGGGTCGCTGGCGACGGCCGTCATCGCGACGGTCATCAAACCCGACTTCGACGAACGCGTCGGCAACACCGCCGAGGGCGAGGCGACGACCACGACGTCGGACTGA